The sequence GATTGCCAATAATCAGTTCATCGTTTGCCTCAATAATTGGGCATGTGCGACTCTTCCTACCAAGAATTTCAATTTCTATAACTGAGCCGACCGGCTTTTCCTCTATTTTGCCATTTGCATAGCGAACTTTAACGCGGTCAATAACTCGCAACCCTAATTCTTTAGCAATTTTATCTGGGAATGCAACATGTGTAGCACCACTATCTATTCTTGCTTTAAGTTCAACTTTGCGTATAGCTTGCTCCTTTATTATACTTCTTGCTATATCTTCGTAATTTGTTATTTTAACTGGGAAATAGATTTTACGCATATCTTCTTTCTCCCAATCCTGCTATCTCTATGATTCTAAATGCTACTCTCTACTCAAAGCTACTGGACGTTAACAGTCACGCTTTTCTCGTAAGCACTACCACCGCATGAGCCGAGAAATCTTAAAGTATGGTTTCCTGTTGGCATTTGTGCACCACCTGCCTGGAAGTAACTGTGATAGTCAGTATTTGCTACCTTGTCACCAGCATCAGCTGGGTTTTCATGCTCTCCATAGTTAGGGAATGTT is a genomic window of bacterium containing:
- a CDS encoding retropepsin-like aspartic protease, whose product is MRKIYFPVKITNYEDIARSIIKEQAIRKVELKARIDSGATHVAFPDKIAKELGLRVIDRVKVRYANGKIEEKPVGSVIEIEILGRKSRTCPIIEANDELIIGNPILEELDILINTKTGEFYINPESPDMPVAELL